A section of the Flavobacterium sp. CG_23.5 genome encodes:
- the hemL gene encoding glutamate-1-semialdehyde 2,1-aminomutase, whose translation MLYTRSSQLFAEAEKVIPGGVNSPVRAFKAVGGTPIFVKSAKGAYLYDEDGNRLIDYINSWGPMILGHAYEPVVQAVIEKAKLGTSFGMPTELETQIAALAVSMVPNIDKIRFVNSGTEACMSAVRLARGFTKKDKIIKFAGCYHGHSDSFLIQAGSGAITFGSPNSPGVTAGTAKDTLLAKYNDLENVATLIEANKNEIAAIIVEPVAGNMGCIPPNRGFLEGLRQLCTDNDILLIFDEVMTGFRLARGGVQELLNVNADMVCFGKVIGGGLPVGAFAARAEIMNYLAPLGPVYQAGTLSGNPLAMAAGLAMLQALDADRAIFKRLEEKTAYLAAGIDKVLKANNVVFTINRIGSMISVHFDEAPVVDFQTAAKGDNETFKKFFHGLLQEGIYIAPSAYETWFITDALSYEDLDFTIQAVDKVSKTF comes from the coding sequence ATGTTATATACAAGAAGTAGTCAGCTTTTTGCTGAAGCAGAAAAAGTAATTCCTGGAGGTGTAAATTCGCCCGTAAGAGCCTTTAAAGCAGTGGGTGGAACCCCAATTTTTGTCAAAAGTGCCAAAGGTGCTTATTTGTATGATGAAGATGGAAATCGCTTAATTGATTACATTAATTCATGGGGGCCAATGATTTTAGGCCATGCTTATGAACCGGTTGTACAAGCCGTAATTGAAAAAGCAAAATTAGGAACATCTTTTGGAATGCCTACAGAATTAGAAACGCAAATTGCAGCCTTAGCCGTTTCTATGGTTCCAAATATTGATAAGATAAGATTCGTAAATTCTGGGACTGAAGCTTGTATGAGCGCCGTAAGACTGGCTCGCGGATTTACCAAAAAAGATAAAATAATTAAATTTGCAGGTTGCTATCACGGCCATTCTGATTCTTTCCTGATTCAGGCGGGAAGTGGTGCAATTACTTTCGGGTCACCAAACAGTCCTGGAGTTACTGCTGGTACCGCAAAGGATACGTTATTAGCAAAATACAATGATTTAGAAAATGTTGCCACATTAATTGAAGCTAATAAAAACGAGATTGCCGCGATTATCGTTGAACCTGTTGCAGGGAATATGGGTTGTATTCCGCCTAATAGAGGTTTTTTAGAAGGCTTACGCCAATTGTGTACAGACAATGATATTCTATTAATTTTTGATGAAGTAATGACGGGATTCAGACTCGCAAGAGGAGGAGTTCAGGAATTGCTGAATGTGAATGCCGATATGGTGTGCTTCGGGAAAGTAATAGGAGGAGGATTGCCGGTAGGAGCATTTGCTGCCCGCGCAGAAATTATGAATTATCTGGCTCCATTAGGACCGGTTTATCAAGCGGGAACATTGTCAGGAAATCCATTAGCAATGGCTGCGGGACTGGCAATGTTACAAGCGTTAGATGCTGATCGAGCAATTTTTAAAAGATTAGAAGAAAAAACTGCTTATTTGGCCGCAGGAATCGACAAAGTATTGAAAGCGAACAACGTTGTTTTTACAATCAATAGGATTGGATCTATGATTTCAGTTCATTTTGACGAGGCTCCGGTAGTTGATTTTCAAACGGCTGCGAAAGGAGATAATGAAACCTTCAAAAAATTCTTCCATGGTTTATTGCAAGAAGGGATTTATATCGCCCCATCGGCTTATGAGACTTGGTTTATTACTGATGCATTATCTTATGAAGATTTAGATTTTACCATTCAAGCAGTAGACAAAGTTTCCAAAACATTTTAA